In Synergistota bacterium, the genomic window GCCCTTGCCTGAGAGGGAATCCCCCCCCTCCCTAAAACCTCCTTCGAGCCTCTCCCTTCTTTCTCCATCCCATCACCCATAAAGGTGCTCGAACCGGTGTCGCTCAAAACCCTGATAGCTTCAAGCGATTGCAATGAACGATCTACTGAGGTAGTATCCTTAGGAGAATAATCACTTCTCTCAGATATACGCCATGCTTGATGCTGACTATCTCCTCGTCCATGATGTGCTTCCAATCTGGATGATACCGAGGATTTTGATTTTGCCCCAGGTTCGCCCCTCACGCTTTCCGCTTTCAACTTCTCCTCTCTCCTCACCACTTTCAAAGTATCTTTTCCCACCCTATCCTTCTTTTCTTCAACTGTTTTCGCGAAGTTCTTTGGCCTCGCTTCACTCCCAGACCTAAGCTTGACATCTTGTTCTTTGGGGAGAGATCCAAAGCTCTCCAACAAAGGCCTTTTAGAAAAGCGCTCAATTTCGTCATTCTTAGCTTTAGGAGGACTTAAATCAAAGCTTTCTAAGGTCTCCCACCTCCCAGATCCAGCTTTAGCAGTCTCTAACTTCAGAATCCTATCGAACGCCTTTTTTCCATTAGGTTTTATTTCCTTATGGGTCTTCTGCGAGGGAAACTTGCCTTGGGTTTTCTTAGTATGAGGTTCATTCTTAACCTCTTCGCCTCTTTTCCCAAACTTATGGGAGCTTTTATTAAATTTATCCTTAAGATGCTTCTCATGCTGAATGATACCCATCCGTGGAACAATTGCTAAAGTTTTACTTATCCCCCGGACAGGCTCAAAATGATGTTCCATATCGACTCTTTTAACCCCAGACTTTGTGAGAAGCTTTCCCGTCTTAATCTCCCGCCTAATGTGCTCAAGCTCTAAGCGAACTTCCTTTCCCTCAATCTCAGAATCAAGCCTTAAAACTGGCGTATGTGAAAGAACCAAAGGCATAGGGGAAACAGCAGCTCTTGAAATAGCCTTGTTAAGCTCCTTAAGAAGGCTATTCTTGAAGGATGTTGTTTCCCTCACTTCCTTCTTTCTTTTACTTCCCTTATGGCAGCCCTCCATGGTCTTTTTCTTTGCTCCCATCCTGAGAAGCAGTTTGAAAAGAGAGGTTTTCAGCTTCACTTGTTTTCCCTCCCCATCTTAGATATCAGCTGGGCTGCCTTCGTAGGATCCAGAGAAGCTAATATCTTGGCTACCTTTTCCTGGTCAAGATGCTTAAGTATAGCTATAGCGAGATTATCATCAAGATTTGTCAGAATAGCAGCAGCTTCTGAAGGTCTCATCGCCGCATAGTAAGAAGCCAATCGTTTAGCTTCCTCATCGGAAATCTTTTTAGCCGAGAGTTCCTTCGTGAGCTTTGCAGTCAACTCCTCGAGCTTCTTTTTCTCCTCCTCGAGCTTCTTCTTCTCCTCCTCAAGTTTCCTTTTCTCAGTTTTAAGCTCGGCCTCTTTTTGCGGTATCTCACGCTTTAGCTTCTCCTCAAGAGCTCTCAAGCGCTTGGCCCATGCTTCGAGCTCCATTCTTCTTCTTTCAATTGAAGTAAACCTTGTCTTAAGCTCCGATGTAAACCTTTCTACATATTTACCTACATAGGGAATCTTTATAGCATAGGGATATACAGCGCTTAAATAGATCTTCTTAAGATCAATTACACCCGCAAAGTGAAGTCCTATTGATGTTCCAATCAAAGCAGCGATTACGAGAAAGAATAGAAGCAAAAACCTTCTCATCTTTTGAGTTTACGCCTTCTATATATAGAAAGGACTCTTTGGACATAGTTCTGCGTTTCGCGGTAGGGAGGTATCCCCCTATACCTGTCTACTGCATATGGTCCCGCGTTATATGCAGCTAAGATCAATTCAAGGTTCCCCTTATATTTCTCGGAGAGATAGCGCAGATACTTTACTCCACCCATTATGTTATCCTCTATATCAAACGGATCAGAAACGCCAAGCTCACGTGCCGTTGCTGGCATAAGCTGCATCAAACCCATGGCACCCTTAGAGGAAACAGCCCGAGGATTAAAGCCAGACTCAGCCTGAATCACCGCCATAATGAGATCTGGATCAATGTCGTAAATTCGTGAAGCTTTCTCAACAACCTCCTTTATAGAGGGAGAACGAGACACAGATCTCTCATGAAAGCGAGAGGGAGAAAGACGCGGGGATTCCAAACAGAGGAATAAATGAGAAGAGGAAGATCGTTCTTTCTGCTCGGCACGAACTGGTTGATCTCTCTTTCTCGCTTCCTTAACTTCCTTAAGAAAAAGATCACGAAAAAGATAAGGCTTGCTATTCTCACCTTCCTTCTGAATACCTCTTGAGAAGTGAGATAGAGAGTAAAACCCTCTCCTTATTTCACTAATCCTTTTTAGAACCTTTCTCAACCCTTCAAGCGCCACCGCGCTCCCTCCTGATAAAAAGGTTTAAACCCATCTCATCGAGAAATCTGCGCTCTCTCAACGCCTCCTCATACCTATAAGCTTCAAATGCCCTTTCCCTAAGCTTCTCAAACTTTTTCCTTTCCTTTGAAGCCTCGATAATCTCTTCCCTTTTTTCACTTATTTTCTTCTCCAAATGCTTTATTTCCTCTTCCTTGCGGGCAATTAAGACCGAAAGCGAGCTTAGAAAGGAAAGATAAAGCCGTATCTCCCCTCCACTCATCCCCTCCTCCTGCCTTCTCGAAAACTCGTTCCTTAAATCTTCAAGCTCTCTCGCAAGTTTCTCTCTTTCTGAGAGAACAGCTCCTCTTTTAAGTTCAAGGGAAGCAAGCTCACTTTTAAGCTTCTCCTCTATTCTCTTCTTAAGATCGAGTACTTTCTCAAATCTAAAATTGAACGCCACACCTATTCGCCTCCGAAGGTCCTAAGAAGCCATTTTCTCGCTTCCTCTAAGGTA contains:
- a CDS encoding lytic transglycosylase domain-containing protein; amino-acid sequence: MAVIQAESGFNPRAVSSKGAMGLMQLMPATARELGVSDPFDIEDNIMGGVKYLRYLSEKYKGNLELILAAYNAGPYAVDRYRGIPPYRETQNYVQRVLSIYRRRKLKR
- the fliJ gene encoding flagellar export protein FliJ — translated: MAFNFRFEKVLDLKKRIEEKLKSELASLELKRGAVLSEREKLARELEDLRNEFSRRQEEGMSGGEIRLYLSFLSSLSVLIARKEEEIKHLEKKISEKREEIIEASKERKKFEKLRERAFEAYRYEEALRERRFLDEMGLNLFIRRERGGA